One SAR202 cluster bacterium genomic window, ACCACACCCCCACCTGGCCCTCTCCGCTCCTCCCTTCCCCCGCGGGAAGCGGGGGAAGGATAAAGGATGGGGGTCGGAGATGAGGCGGGGGCCTCCCCTCCCTAGCGCCTTCCCTCCCCTTTTGTTATACTCCCCCTTGGGCGCCTCTCGGTGCCACTTTCTTTGTTTGCGGGGACTCAGATGCCGGCTTACGGACTCATCGGCGGTCAGTGGGGCGACGAAGGTAAAGGCAAGGTCGTCGACTACCTGGCCAACCAGACCCACTGGGTCGTCCGCTACTCCGGCGGCAACAACGCCGGCCACACCGTCATCAACGAAAAAGGCTCCTTCTCCCTCCACCTCGTCCCCTCAGGCGTCTTCCGCCCCAACGTCTCCTGCGTTATCGGCAACGGCGTCGTCGTAGACCCCGACGTCCTCCTCCACGAGCTCGCCCAGCTCGAAGACCGCGGCGTCGACACCTCCCGCGTCTACGTCAGCGACCGCGCCCACCTCATCATGCCCTACCACATCCTCATCGACGGCCTGGAAGAGGCCTCGCGGGGCAAAAGCGCCATCGGCACCACCAAAAAGGGCGTCGGCCCCGCCTATGTCGATAAAGCCGCCCGCACCGGCATTCGCGCCGGCGAGCTCCTCGACCTCAAAGCACTCATCCCCCGCCTCAAGACCGTGGTCGAGGCCAAGAACGCTGTCCTCACCAAGCTCTACGACGCCCCTCCCATCTCCTTAGCCGAACTCTCCAACAAGTGCGTCTCCTGGGCCGACCAGCTTAAAGACCTCCTTCGCCCCACCGAGCTTGTTCTTCAAGAAGCCCTGGTTAAAAAGGAAAACATCCTCCTGGAAGGCGCCCAGGGCGCGCTCCTGGACATGGACCACGGCACCTACCCCTACGTCACCTCCTCCTCCTCCTCCATCGGCGGCGCCCTCACCGGCCTCGGCTTCGGCCCCTCCCACATCAAAGGCGTCATCGGCGTCTTCAAGGCCTACTGCACGCGAGTCGGCGGCGGCCCCTTCCCCAGCGAGATGACCGACAACACCGCCCATATCCTCCGAGAGCGCGCCTGGGAGTACGGCACCACCACCGGCCGCGCCCGCCGCATCGGCTGGTTCGACGCCATCGCCGCCCGCTACTCCAACAATATCAACGGCCTCACCTCCCTGGTTCTCACGCGCCTGGACGTTCTCGACGGCTTCAACCCTGTGAAAATATGCGTCGGCTATAAGGTCGACGGCCAGACCCTCGACCACTTCCCTGCCAGCGTCGATCTCCTGGCGCGATGCCAGCCCGTCTACGATGAGATGTCCGGCTGGGACAAGCCCACCGCCGGCGCTACCGACATCGCCCAGCTCCCTGAACAGGCCCTCAACTACGTCCGCCGCCTGGAAAAACTCATCGGCACCCCCTTCCACATGATCTCCACCGGCCCCCACCGCAACGAGACCATCCCCCTCAAACCCCTCATCTAACCCCCCGTCTCTTTCTCTGTCATTCCAGCGAAAGCTGGAATCCAGTGCCTCCTCTTCTATTGCTGGGTAGCAGGGTAGGGTGATACGTCATTTCGACCCGCCTCTGGCGGGAGAAACCTCAACAGCCCGTCCGCCGCCATCACGCTCCATCTCGGACAAGTCACGTCCCACACTGCACCTTCCCATCTGGCCCTTCCTCTTCTCCTATTGCAAAGGAGAAGAGGGAGATGGAGGGTGATGAGGTGATCC contains:
- a CDS encoding adenylosuccinate synthase, translating into MPAYGLIGGQWGDEGKGKVVDYLANQTHWVVRYSGGNNAGHTVINEKGSFSLHLVPSGVFRPNVSCVIGNGVVVDPDVLLHELAQLEDRGVDTSRVYVSDRAHLIMPYHILIDGLEEASRGKSAIGTTKKGVGPAYVDKAARTGIRAGELLDLKALIPRLKTVVEAKNAVLTKLYDAPPISLAELSNKCVSWADQLKDLLRPTELVLQEALVKKENILLEGAQGALLDMDHGTYPYVTSSSSSIGGALTGLGFGPSHIKGVIGVFKAYCTRVGGGPFPSEMTDNTAHILRERAWEYGTTTGRARRIGWFDAIAARYSNNINGLTSLVLTRLDVLDGFNPVKICVGYKVDGQTLDHFPASVDLLARCQPVYDEMSGWDKPTAGATDIAQLPEQALNYVRRLEKLIGTPFHMISTGPHRNETIPLKPLI